The genomic segment TTTGGCTCCACATACTCAATAATTCTTTCTTCTAAAATATCTGTATCAATGTTTTCATGGAACACCTGCTTATCAGTATATTTTTCTATTTGATAGTACGTTCTTTTATTATTTTCTTTTAGATATATAACTATTTTATTATATTCAAAATTTTTATTTGTTTTATTGCTAACAACTAGCTTTATAACATTGTCTTCTATTATTTCTTTAATTGCTTTTTTCAACTCTTCCATACTTCAACTCACCTTATATTCAATAATCTTGTTTACTAACAGTATTAATATATTAGTTTTAAACCTATTTTTATATTTTATATTAATTTCATCTACAATACTATGATTATTTATAGATAATTTCAATATTAGGAATTTATTATTTAGGATGCTTCATCAATTAGATTATACCTTTTCTTAATAAGTCCTTGAATGTAGCCCATTCTACAAATTTTCCACCCATACTTTCTAAATGCTTTGTATGCATCTGGCAATCTATAAATATGAAATTTTCGTTTTTTAGTTTTTCTGCAAGCTTTATTAATGCTATTTTAGATGCATTACTTACCTTAGAAAACATACTCTCTCCGAAGAAGCATTTTCCTATTTTGACGCCATATAAACCTCCTACTAATTCATTATTAAGATATGTCTCCACGCTCATTGCATAACCTTTATTAAATAAATTCATATATGCTTTTTTCATATCATTGCTTATCCAAGTTCCCTCATTATTATCTTCTCGAATATCCTTGCAATTACTAATTACACCATAAAAATCTTTGTTGAAAGTTACATGAAACGTCTCTTTTTTTATAATTTTCTTCATTGATTTAGAAATTTTAATTTCATCTGGTATTAATATAAATCTTGGCTTGGGACACCACCAAAGAATCGGCTCACCTTCGTTATACCATGGAAATATACCATTACGATAAGC from the Clostridium beijerinckii genome contains:
- the aat gene encoding leucyl/phenylalanyl-tRNA--protein transferase, producing the protein MPIFRLTNEIIFPNPELSEKDGLLAIGGDLSLERLILAYRNGIFPWYNEGEPILWWCPKPRFILIPDEIKISKSMKKIIKKETFHVTFNKDFYGVISNCKDIREDNNEGTWISNDMKKAYMNLFNKGYAMSVETYLNNELVGGLYGVKIGKCFFGESMFSKVSNASKIALIKLAEKLKNENFIFIDCQMHTKHLESMGGKFVEWATFKDLLRKGII